The following DNA comes from Terriglobales bacterium.
CTATGAAAAACGCCCGTTTATTTGCCGCTGTTTTCGTTCTGCAAGTTATTGCCTTGGCCCAACAAACCAGCTCTCTCCGGCTGGAAATCAATGGTGACGTGGCCAAATCTATCGTGTATGAGGAAGCACAATGGAAACAACTTAGACACATTTCCATATCAGCAACCAATTTGCATGACAAAAAGACCGCTACTTACAGCGGAGTACGATTACTGGATTTGTTGAAAGAAGCGGGAGTGCCGAGTGGAGAGAGTTTGCGGGGCAAAACCTTGGCCTCCTGCATAGTTGTAATCGCTGCCGACGGCTATCAGGTAGTCTTTTCCCTGGCCGAACTGGATGAGAGCATCGGGAATGAACAGGTGCTGGTAGCCGATGCGGAAGATGGCAAACCGTTGTCACCTGAGACAGGACCATTACGGCTCATTGTTCCAGGAGACAAACGCCCAGCCCGCTGGGTGCGGATGGTGAAAACAATCCGCGTAGTCACCAATCCTTCATCAGCATCAGCTCCGTAGATTTGTAGCAGTTCTAATGCTTCTTCATTCAGGCGGCATAAGCGGTTCTGTGGGCGCAATCTGAAGTGTGAAATCAAGCTTGTTCGGCTGCATTCTCAGGATATATACCTTGGCACACTGAGGGCGAAAGCCTTGCCTCGAAACCATCACATCATAGTAATAACCTGCCGGTAGTTTCATCTTGAATTCACCCGATGAGGGACTGGGGTTGATCTTAAAATCTTCGTATTTTGCTTCGATCTTCTTCCCATTCCGAGCAAGCGATCCATCAGCATGAACGATGATTACCGCGTCAATGAGGACTGCGCCTTGTGGGTCCTTGATCTCCCCGGTCAGAATACCCATGCGTTGAGCATAGACCGGCGATATCACTACACAAAGTAGCCCGAGCATAGTTAGAGTTCGCATGAAAACCCCTGATGAAATTTTGTGGCTTTACGCCGAGACCTCCGCGGCATCGGGCAACGAAGCTTGCA
Coding sequences within:
- a CDS encoding molybdopterin-dependent oxidoreductase; the encoded protein is MSNRIYTIYYNFPSMKNARLFAAVFVLQVIALAQQTSSLRLEINGDVAKSIVYEEAQWKQLRHISISATNLHDKKTATYSGVRLLDLLKEAGVPSGESLRGKTLASCIVVIAADGYQVVFSLAELDESIGNEQVLVADAEDGKPLSPETGPLRLIVPGDKRPARWVRMVKTIRVVTNPSSASAP
- a CDS encoding carboxypeptidase-like regulatory domain-containing protein; protein product: MRTLTMLGLLCVVISPVYAQRMGILTGEIKDPQGAVLIDAVIIVHADGSLARNGKKIEAKYEDFKINPSPSSGEFKMKLPAGYYYDVMVSRQGFRPQCAKVYILRMQPNKLDFTLQIAPTEPLMPPE